AGTCTACTCAGGTGGGCATCACCTCATTCGCACCACCTCTCTCCATTTGTCGGCAAGAAGAAACCGTGAGCTGGCGGGTGGGCCCGCTCAAGAATCGCCcggcgccgacaatgtggacagtgCGCCACTGCTTGCCTTGCGATCGCGGTGACGGGCGGGACGCTGTTGAGGACATGCTTCCTGCTAGTGTGCGCTTACCTTTCGGAGCTGTTGCTGGCATTGCGAGGGTTAGTGAAGCTGGTCGCGTTCACGAATGGaggcgcgagccaaggaagctgaACGCAAGCGTTGGCAGTGGACGACCAGCGATACCGACAAAGTGCAAGTCAAGAACACCAATCGCATTCGAGAATACAGACTGCGCGGGTAACATCTACGAAATGCAAGCCAAGAAAGCCAAGCATAAGcatcttcaacgcgtcccgcctcccgtgtccttgcgtttcaaacaaactttTACTCTAGTAAGCAGTAcatcgagtttcgcttcaaactggTCTTTCAGCACCTGCGTCGATGCCCGTTTCAACCAAGTCAAACCAACGTACGTCGtgcgcaccgctgttgcttcgCATCCTATCAGAGTTTCCTTTGGGGAGATTCTGCTGTTGAAACTTTTTCAATCAGTGAGTGTCAATAACAATAATTTCATTTATTTTGCATATGATAATCACAGCTGCATTTCAGCTGAAGTGGAATGCAAAGGCACTTGTGTACTTCACTTTATGTTCAGCAAGGAAATATAGGTGGTTTCAAATAGTTATTCTGTCATCACAGCGTTATTCGTATATGCAGGAAATGGTTGCTCAGTGCAACTTGAGAATCTGATTTCATTTTCCTTTTAAATTAAAACAAGCACTTGACTGATCTGTCTTCTTTTCATTGTGCAGCGATCAAGCGTTGCAGCAGTCCTGCAGCAACACAAGATGAGACGTCCCACCAAGGAAGCATCCACTGCTGTAAATTTTGCGACTACAAGACGACGCGTTTGTGGCACATGAAAACGCACATCATGGTTCATACAGGGGAGCGACCTCATAAATGTCACCTGTGCCCCCAAAGCTTCGCAAATGGAGACAGTCTGAAGAAGCACCTGCGAACCCACACTGGTGAACGGCCATATAAGTGCCTCCTATGCTCCAGCAGCTTCTCACAGAGGAGCACGTTGACGAAACACTACCTGCGAATCCACTCGGTTGAGCGGCCACATGAATGCCACCTCTGCCCCGAGACGTTCGCTAAGAGAAACACGTTGACGGCACACCTGCGCACTCACTCAGGTAAGCGGCCGTATGAGTGCTGTGTATGCCACAAGACCTTCACTCAGAGGTCCACGCTGAATGGCCACATGCGCATCCATACGGGTGAGCGGCCATATCAATGCCCTGTGTGCCTCAAGAGCTTTTCACAAAAGTCCACCCTGAAGGACCACAGTCACATTCATACGGGTGAGCGGCCGTATCAATGTCCTTCGTGCAATGAGACGTTTGTGCAGCGGGTCCACCTCAGAAGACACCTTGATCAGCATGCATGTGAGTGATGATATCAGTGAAAGTTGTGCTATTCAAGTTCTCTGTGAAGCCACGCTCGACTGGATGTTCCATAGAATTGTGGCAAAGCTGAGTTGTCGAACTACATAAAAGTTGTGAATCCAGTTGCGAGACTGCGGCTTCATAACTACGAACTGTGCATTATTAGGCATGCGGCAAAATgtcccattattattattattattattattattattaacactaTCATAAAAAAACATGCTCATTGTGCATGCAATGGCTGCATGCGCTATGAGCATGTTTTTTGCCTTGACAACACAGATGGCAAAAGTATATCGACGGCAATGATCCGTGTACATACAGTTTGCATTAATGTCATTGTGGTCACCATCTCAGGGCCCCAAGCTTGTTTCGAAGCCAGGTGGGCTCAAATGGTGACGTTGGATTGGTGCCGGTGCCCCTCGCATTCCTTTATGTTCCCCCTCAGCACGCCTAGCGAATACAAGAAAATGGGGAGATCACAAAAGAATGCGAGGACCGAGCGACTTTGTGTCCTCCTCTGCAGTGCCACTCTCTAATAAGATACAAAGTCATGGTTTCTGCCATTTTAAGGCACCCAGTGCAGAGAACCTGTCTGTAATGTCACGTGAAAACTATGTA
The nucleotide sequence above comes from Rhipicephalus microplus isolate Deutch F79 chromosome 2, USDA_Rmic, whole genome shotgun sequence. Encoded proteins:
- the LOC119170713 gene encoding uncharacterized protein LOC119170713, which encodes MLLRIPIKRCSSPAATQDETSHQGSIHCCKFCDYKTTRLWHMKTHIMVHTGERPHKCHLCPQSFANGDSLKKHLRTHTGERPYKCLLCSSSFSQRSTLTKHYLRIHSVERPHECHLCPETFAKRNTLTAHLRTHSGKRPYECCVCHKTFTQRSTLNGHMRIHTGERPYQCPVCLKSFSQKSTLKDHSHIHTGERPYQCPSCNETFVQRVHLRRHLDQHAYLMKSRK